A genomic segment from Spinacia oleracea cultivar Varoflay chromosome 3, BTI_SOV_V1, whole genome shotgun sequence encodes:
- the LOC110775554 gene encoding mitogen-activated protein kinase kinase kinase 3 has product MPMPAWWGRKSNKSKEEAHHHHHHQQQTLIFELNSQKSSIHSDYSNSNSNSNSNGNNNNNKRSPRCLEELGRGIVSPNLRVNNNNISNNNSREFGSSGSGNIDSDCERKVVGHPLPRPTNSGAAVDLGGHAVGLLTSGSGSISSVSSSNSDDPPILLDHLQSGGFSGRAKSPGPASRGATAATSPIHPRLVSVNSDSPTGRQDEGSRGHPLPLPPSSPSSPSSLPNGRAGLFTENTHLSKWKKGRLLGRGTFGHVYLGFNSEGGHMCAIKEVRIVSDDQNSRESLKQLNQEINLLSQLSHPNIVRYYGSDLAGDTLSVYLEFVSGGSIHKLLQEYGPFKEPVIQNYTRQILSGLAYLHSRTTVHRDIKGANILVDPTGEIKLADFGMAKHITSCNSVLSFKGSPYWMAPEVVMNKSGYNLAVDIWSLGCTILEMAMAKPPWSQYEGVAAIFKIGNSKDIPEIPDFLSSDAKNFLHRCLQREPSDRPLASELLDHPFVKDQSVGRNLNINATNEATPFSFDGRRKPQPLEINPRRKSISSYDTDNIRKPGLAIWEARDNPRSITSLPVSPSSSPLHKLAHASKSCFLSPPHPSYAWPGQSSYNLNDHSVSPTRGRAGFTLDPWIESTLFKTQTPGGSPNLRLI; this is encoded by the exons ATGCCTATGCCTGCTTGGTGGGGTAGAAAGTCTAACAAGAGCAAAGAAGAAgctcatcaccatcatcatcatcaacaacaaacCTTAATATTCGAGCTTAATTCCCAGAAATCCTCAATTCATTCCGATTattccaattccaattccaattcaaattccaatggtaataataacaacaacaagaggTCCCCCAGATGTTTAGAAGAGTTGGGTCGTGGGATTGTGTCCCCTAATTTAAgggttaataataataatattagtaATAATAATAGCAGGGAGTTTGGGAGTTCTGGGTCTGGGAATATTGATTCAGATTGTGAGAGAAAAGTTGTGGGCCATCCTCTTCCTAGACCTACAAATTCTGGGGCTGCTGTTGATCTTGGTGGTCATGCTGTGGGGTTGTTAACATCTGGGTCTGGTTCAATTTCAAGTGTTAGTTCTTCCAATTCTGATGATCCTCCTATTCTTCTTGATCATCTTCAATCTGGGGGTTTCAG TGGAAGGGCAAAGAGTCCTGGTCCTGCATCAAGAGGAGCTACTGCTGCTACATCACCTATTCATCCACGGTTGGTCAGTGTGAATTCAGATTCTCCGACAGGAAGACAAGATGAAGGGAGTAGAGGCCATCCCTTGCCCTTGCCACCTAGTTCTCCCAGTAGTCCGTCTTCCCTGCCTAATGGAAGAGCTGGTTTATTTACCGAAAACACACATCTATCAAAATGGAAGAAAGGAAGGCTCCTTGGGAGGGGTACCTTTGGGCATGTTTACCTTGGGTTTAACAG TGAGGGCGGTCACATGTGTGCGATAAAGGAAGTCAGAATTGTTTCAGATGATCAGAACTCAAGGGAATCTCTGAAGCAACTCAACCAG GAAATCAACTTGCTCAGTCAGTTGTCACATCCAAACATTGTTAGATACTACGGCAGTGACCTG GCTGGGGACACACTATCAGTTTATTTGGAATTTGTCTCTGGTGGATCTATTCATAAATTACTTCAAGAGTACGGCCCTTTCAAGGAGCCTGTTATCCAGAACTATACCAGACAGATACTCTCTGGCCTTGCTTACTTGCATAGTAGAACCACAGTGCATAG GGATATCAAAGGAGCAAACATACTTGTTGATCCTACTGGAGAAATCAAACTTGCAGATTTTGGCATGGCAAAACAT ATAACGTCTTGTAATTCGGTGCTTTCTTTTAAAGGAAGTCCTTACTGGATGGCCCCTGAG GTAGTGATGAATAAGAGTGGGTATAACCTTGCAGTTGATATCTGGAGTTTGGGGTGTACAATTCTTGAAATGGCGATGGCAAAACCACCTTGGAGCCAGTATGAAGGG GTGGCAGCGATATTCAAAATTGGAAACAGCAAAGATATTCCAGAAATTCCTGATTTCTTATCTAGCGATGCTAAGAATTTCTTGCATCGTTGCCTTCAGCGTGAACCATCTGATCGCCCCTTAGCTTCAGAGTTGCTAGATCATCCTTTTGTTAAAGATCAATCAGTAGGAAGGAATCTCAATATTAATGCTACAAATGAAGCAACGCCATTCTCATTTGATGGAAGGCGCAAGCCA CAACCCTTGGAAATAAACCCGCGTAGAAAGAGTATCAGTTCCTACGACACGGATAATATAAGAAAACCAGGGCTCGCGATTTGGGAGGCTAG GGATAATCCAAGATCAATCACGTCGCTGCCTGTTTCACCCTCGTCGAGTCCATTACATAAACTGGCACATGCCTCCAAGAGTTGTTTTCTTTCACCGCCTCACCCATCTTATGCTTGGCCTGGGCAAAGCAGCTATAATTTGAACGATCATTCAGTATCTCCAACCAGAGGACGTGCAGGCTTTACACTTGATCCGTGGATCGAGAGTACACTGTTTAAGACCCAAACACCCGGTGGGTCCCCTAATCTGCGGCTTATCTGA
- the LOC110775555 gene encoding probable ribosomal protein S11, mitochondrial, translating into MAAKHKAVAGAVFRAFSSPKSPISETISSWKSSLMGARIHTTATKQVGSFKSMDFVKGILDEDKSDFSGQRKQNAAENVDIVHIKLMKNNTFVSITDSKGNKKVGASSGCLEEMKGGPKLSRYAAEATAEHVGRLARNLGLKSVVMRVNGFTHFKKKKQAILSWKEGYTFGKGDQTPISFIEDTTRRPHNGCRLPKKRRV; encoded by the exons ATGGCGGCGAAGCACAAGGCTGTTGCCGGAGCTGTTTTCCGCGCCTTTTCTTCCCCAAAATCTCCAATTTCAG AAACCATAAGTAGCTGGAAAAGCAGTCTCATGGGAGCAAGGATACATACAACTGCCACCAAACAAGTTGGGAGTTTTAAATCTATGGACTTTGTCAAGGGGATCTTAGACGAAGATAAGAGTGATTTTTCGGGACAACGTAAGCAGAACGCTGCAGAAAACGTGGATATTGTACACATAAAGTTGATGAAGAACAATACTTTCGTCTCCATTACCGACTCCAAGGGAAACAAAAAGGTAGGAGCTTCTTCAGGATGCCTTGAAGAAATGAAAGGTGGCCCTAAGCTTTCCCGATATGCTGCTGAAGCGACAGCAGAACATGTTGGAAGACTTGCAAGAAATCTTGGGTTGAAATCAGTTGTCATGAGAGTAAATGGTTTCACTCACTTCAAGAAGAAGAAGCAGGCAATTCTTAGCTGGAAAGAAGGCTACACCTTTGGTAAAGGAGATCAGACTCCTATTTCATTTATTGAAGATACCACTCGCCGTCCACACAATGGATGCCGACTTCCAAAGAAGCGACGTGTCTGA